Proteins encoded by one window of Thiohalospira halophila DSM 15071:
- a CDS encoding FAD-binding oxidoreductase has protein sequence MTDTDALFRRLEGELPAGALLTDPDECWVYGYDNSRRQGRPVAVAQPEDRDQVAAILRHCHAAGVTVTPRGRGTGTTGATVPDHGGVILSTERLRRLEPVAADDRYVVAEPGVTNGAVQAAAGEHGFFWPPDPTSAAYCSIGGNLAYNSAGPRAVKYGTPRENTLGLEAVTMDGRVLRSGVRTTKGVVGYDLTRLLIGSEGTLAVITEATLKLTPLPEARATLKAVYADMAAAARAVSRIMAQPVVPCALEFIDGAAIEMVHSHSEADLPEGAGALLMIEVDGPAACLEASATAVANAAHGEGLLDLQRATEAADVAALWATRKALSPALRQVAPKKINEDVVVPVSRIPELIEGLQGLGRRHGITIVNFGHAGNGNIHVNLLVNPDDAEELDRAWRCLDEVFALVLGLDGTLSGEHGVGLEKRDYVDREITPATLDLMRGIKEAFDPRGLLNPGKGLPNAS, from the coding sequence GTGACCGATACCGACGCCCTGTTCCGCCGCCTGGAGGGCGAACTCCCGGCGGGGGCCCTGCTCACCGACCCGGACGAGTGCTGGGTCTACGGCTACGACAACAGCCGCCGCCAGGGCCGACCGGTAGCGGTGGCACAACCCGAGGACCGGGATCAGGTGGCCGCGATCCTGCGCCACTGCCACGCGGCCGGGGTCACCGTGACGCCCCGCGGGCGGGGCACCGGCACCACCGGTGCCACGGTTCCGGATCACGGGGGCGTCATCCTCTCCACGGAGCGCCTGCGGCGGCTGGAGCCGGTCGCGGCGGATGACCGCTACGTCGTCGCCGAGCCCGGAGTGACCAACGGCGCCGTCCAGGCCGCCGCCGGCGAGCACGGCTTCTTCTGGCCCCCCGATCCCACCAGCGCCGCCTACTGTTCCATCGGTGGCAATCTCGCCTACAACTCCGCCGGTCCGCGCGCCGTGAAATACGGCACGCCCCGGGAGAACACCCTGGGCCTGGAGGCGGTGACGATGGATGGCCGGGTCCTGCGTAGTGGGGTACGAACCACCAAGGGGGTCGTGGGCTACGACCTCACCCGGCTGCTCATCGGCTCCGAGGGGACCCTGGCGGTCATCACCGAGGCGACCCTGAAGCTCACCCCTCTGCCGGAGGCGCGGGCGACGCTCAAGGCGGTCTATGCGGACATGGCCGCCGCCGCCCGGGCCGTGAGCCGGATCATGGCCCAGCCGGTGGTGCCCTGCGCCCTGGAATTCATCGACGGGGCCGCCATCGAGATGGTGCACTCCCATTCGGAGGCCGATCTCCCCGAAGGGGCCGGGGCGCTGTTGATGATCGAGGTGGACGGGCCCGCGGCCTGCCTGGAGGCCTCGGCCACGGCGGTAGCCAATGCCGCCCATGGCGAGGGACTCCTCGACCTGCAGCGCGCCACCGAGGCCGCCGATGTCGCGGCCCTGTGGGCCACGCGCAAGGCGCTATCCCCCGCCCTGCGGCAGGTGGCGCCAAAGAAGATCAACGAGGACGTCGTGGTCCCGGTCTCGCGGATCCCGGAACTCATCGAGGGACTCCAGGGGCTGGGACGGCGCCACGGGATCACCATCGTGAATTTCGGCCATGCCGGCAACGGCAACATCCACGTGAATCTGCTGGTGAACCCGGACGACGCCGAGGAGCTGGACCGTGCCTGGCGCTGCCTGGACGAGGTCTTCGCCCTGGTGCTGGGGCTGGACGGGACACTCTCCGGCGAGCACGGCGTGGGGCTGGAGAAGCGGGACTACGTCGACCGCGAGATCACGCCGGCGACGCTGGATCTCATGCGCGGCATCAAGGAGGCCTTCGACCCCCGGGGCCTGCTCAACCCCGGCAAGGGCCTGCCGAACGCCTCCTGA
- a CDS encoding ClpXP protease specificity-enhancing factor — translation MTSSRPYLIRALFDWIVDNGMTPHLLVDATMPGVQVPPETVEEGRVVLNISPTATGAMDLGNETICFDARFGGQPMTVEVPVAAAQAIYARENGQGMLFSDDGPPPPEPGGDGDDGPSGDDTGGGGSDRSHLKVVK, via the coding sequence ATGACCTCCAGCCGGCCGTACCTCATCCGCGCGCTCTTCGACTGGATCGTGGATAACGGGATGACACCGCATCTCCTGGTGGATGCCACCATGCCCGGCGTGCAGGTTCCGCCGGAGACGGTGGAGGAGGGCCGAGTGGTGCTCAATATCAGCCCCACCGCCACCGGTGCAATGGATCTCGGCAACGAGACCATCTGCTTCGATGCCCGCTTCGGCGGTCAGCCGATGACGGTGGAAGTGCCGGTGGCCGCGGCCCAGGCCATCTACGCCCGCGAGAACGGGCAGGGGATGCTCTTCAGCGACGACGGTCCGCCGCCGCCGGAACCGGGTGGCGATGGTGACGACGGCCCGTCCGGGGATGACACCGGGGGCGGCGGCAGTGACCGTTCCCACCTGAAGGTGGTCAAGTAG
- a CDS encoding glutathione S-transferase N-terminal domain-containing protein has protein sequence MAALANRRSAMTLFAEPGEMAGHRVRIVLAEKGISADVVEVDPTAPPEDLVELNPYATVPTLVDRDLVLYEDRVISEYLDERFPHPPLMPVDPVARANVRQLRHRIRQDWEPLARDILQKGEKTAARARKELREGLVSIGPLFDSMTWFMSDDFGLADVDMAALLWRLPALGIEIPEKASGLLGYTERLFQRPAVRESLDEAEREMRRA, from the coding sequence ATGGCGGCGCTTGCCAATCGACGTTCCGCGATGACCCTCTTCGCCGAGCCAGGCGAAATGGCGGGCCACCGGGTCCGTATCGTCCTGGCGGAGAAGGGCATCAGTGCCGATGTGGTCGAGGTGGACCCGACGGCCCCCCCCGAGGATCTGGTTGAACTCAATCCCTACGCCACCGTCCCCACGCTGGTGGATCGCGACCTGGTCCTCTATGAGGATCGCGTGATCAGTGAGTACCTCGATGAACGCTTTCCCCATCCCCCGCTGATGCCGGTGGACCCGGTGGCCCGGGCGAATGTCCGGCAGCTGCGCCACCGCATCCGTCAGGACTGGGAGCCGCTGGCCAGGGATATCCTCCAGAAGGGGGAGAAGACGGCGGCCCGGGCGCGCAAGGAGCTCCGGGAGGGCCTGGTTTCCATCGGCCCGCTGTTCGACAGCATGACCTGGTTCATGAGTGATGATTTCGGGCTGGCGGATGTCGACATGGCCGCACTGCTCTGGCGACTGCCGGCCCTGGGGATCGAGATCCCGGAGAAGGCGTCGGGCCTGCTCGGCTATACCGAGCGGCTCTTTCAGCGGCCGGCGGTCCGCGAGAGCCTGGACGAGGCCGAGCGCGAAATGCGCCGGGCCTGA
- a CDS encoding cytochrome c1 codes for MKKTIATFLLALLPGLATAAGGGAHLEEVSVNIHDEAALQRGAKLFSNFCLSCHSVEFQRWRRTAEDLGLSQDQVEKNLIPGDDTVNDMMDNVMPAEQAANWFGTTPPDLSVVARSRSEDWLYSYLKGFYLDDSRPFGVNNTVFSNVGMPHALWELEGLKKPVYKTVTGEDGEEHKVRDGFEYVTEGSMTHSEYDRAARDIVTFLSYVGEPARLERPTLGVWVIGFLAVLLVFAYFMKREFWKDIH; via the coding sequence ATGAAAAAGACGATCGCAACGTTCCTGTTGGCCCTCCTCCCCGGGCTGGCCACGGCCGCCGGCGGCGGTGCCCACCTGGAGGAGGTCTCGGTCAATATCCACGACGAGGCGGCGCTGCAGCGCGGTGCCAAGCTCTTCTCCAACTTCTGCCTCTCCTGCCACTCGGTGGAGTTCCAGCGGTGGCGGCGGACGGCCGAGGACCTGGGGCTCTCCCAGGACCAGGTGGAGAAGAACCTCATCCCTGGTGACGACACCGTCAATGACATGATGGACAACGTCATGCCGGCGGAGCAGGCGGCGAACTGGTTCGGCACCACGCCGCCGGATCTCTCCGTGGTCGCCCGCTCCCGGAGCGAGGACTGGCTCTACAGCTACCTCAAGGGCTTCTATCTGGATGACAGCCGGCCCTTCGGTGTGAACAACACCGTCTTCTCCAACGTGGGTATGCCCCATGCCCTGTGGGAGCTGGAGGGGCTCAAGAAGCCGGTCTACAAGACCGTCACCGGCGAGGATGGCGAGGAGCACAAGGTCCGCGACGGTTTCGAGTACGTCACCGAGGGCAGCATGACCCACTCGGAGTACGATCGTGCCGCCCGGGACATCGTCACCTTCCTCTCCTATGTCGGTGAGCCGGCCCGCCTGGAGCGTCCCACCCTCGGGGTCTGGGTCATCGGGTTCCTGGCGGTCCTCCTGGTCTTCGCCTACTTCATGAAGCGCGAGTTCTGGAAGGATATCCACTAG
- a CDS encoding cytochrome b: MRDLAGWVDARFPMSKMWREHLSEYYAPKNFNFWYFFGSLALLVLVIQIVTGIFLTMNYKPDADQAFGSVEFIMRDVNWGWLIRYLHSTGASAFFVVVYLHMFRGLMYGSFKKPRELVWIFGMLIYVVLMAEAFLGYLLPWGQMSYWGAQVIISLFGAVPGIGEQLALWIRGDFVVSDATLNRFFALHVIALPIILLALVVAHIIALHEVGSNNPDGIDIKKNKDENGKPKDGIPFHPYYTVKDIVGTIVFLIFFSAVVFFVPEGGGWFLEPANFVPADPLKTPEHIVPLWYFTPYYAILRAVPDKLIGVILMAAAIVVLFLLPWLDRSPVRSVRYRGPLFKMALTVFTVSFLVLGYLGTQPATGIYTTLAQIFTILYFAFFILMPWYTKVDKDKPVPERVTK; the protein is encoded by the coding sequence ATGCGTGATCTAGCGGGGTGGGTGGACGCCCGCTTCCCCATGTCCAAGATGTGGCGGGAGCACCTGTCCGAGTACTACGCCCCCAAGAACTTCAACTTCTGGTACTTCTTCGGGTCCCTGGCACTGCTGGTGCTGGTGATCCAGATCGTTACCGGGATCTTCCTGACCATGAACTACAAGCCGGATGCCGATCAGGCCTTCGGCTCGGTGGAGTTCATCATGCGTGACGTGAACTGGGGGTGGCTCATCCGCTACCTCCACTCCACGGGCGCCTCCGCCTTCTTCGTCGTGGTCTACCTGCACATGTTCCGCGGCCTGATGTACGGCTCGTTCAAGAAGCCGCGGGAGCTGGTCTGGATCTTCGGCATGCTCATCTACGTGGTGCTCATGGCCGAGGCCTTCCTGGGGTATCTCCTCCCCTGGGGTCAGATGTCCTACTGGGGGGCGCAGGTGATCATCTCCCTGTTCGGGGCCGTGCCGGGCATCGGCGAGCAGCTGGCGCTGTGGATCCGCGGTGATTTCGTCGTCTCCGACGCCACCCTGAACCGCTTCTTCGCCCTGCATGTCATCGCCCTGCCGATCATCTTGCTGGCCCTGGTGGTGGCGCACATCATCGCGCTGCACGAGGTGGGTTCGAACAACCCCGACGGCATCGACATCAAGAAGAACAAGGACGAGAACGGCAAGCCGAAGGACGGGATCCCCTTCCATCCGTACTACACGGTGAAGGACATCGTCGGCACCATCGTCTTCCTGATCTTCTTCAGCGCCGTGGTCTTCTTCGTGCCCGAGGGTGGCGGCTGGTTCCTGGAGCCCGCCAACTTCGTCCCGGCTGACCCGCTGAAGACGCCGGAGCACATCGTGCCGCTGTGGTACTTCACCCCGTACTACGCCATCCTCCGGGCCGTTCCGGACAAGCTCATCGGGGTCATCCTCATGGCAGCGGCCATCGTGGTGCTCTTCCTGCTGCCCTGGCTGGATCGCAGCCCGGTCCGCTCGGTGCGCTATCGCGGTCCGTTGTTCAAGATGGCGCTGACCGTCTTCACCGTGAGCTTCCTGGTGCTCGGGTACCTCGGGACCCAGCCGGCCACCGGTATCTACACGACGCTGGCGCAGATCTTCACGATCCTGTACTTCGCGTTCTTCATCCTGATGCCGTGGTACACCAAGGTCGACAAGGACAAGCCGGTTCCGGAGAGGGTGACGAAGTAA
- the petA gene encoding ubiquinol-cytochrome c reductase iron-sulfur subunit translates to MSKDGVDIGKRRFLTAATTVVGGVGVAYAVTPFFQSFWPSRKAQAAGAPVEVDVGKLEPGQMLTVEWRGNPVWVVRRSQKMIDALPSLDDRLRDPESEVASQQPEYAQNPTRSVKEDYWVGVGICTHLGCSPTFRPEFGPDDLGADWKGGFFCPCHGSRFDLAGRVFQGVPAPTNLVVPPHRYTAENKILVGEDPEQGAA, encoded by the coding sequence ATGAGTAAAGATGGCGTGGATATCGGCAAGCGCCGCTTCCTGACCGCCGCAACCACGGTGGTGGGGGGAGTCGGCGTGGCCTACGCGGTGACACCGTTCTTCCAGTCCTTCTGGCCGAGCCGCAAGGCCCAGGCCGCCGGCGCGCCGGTGGAGGTGGACGTCGGCAAACTCGAGCCCGGTCAGATGCTGACCGTGGAGTGGCGCGGGAATCCGGTCTGGGTCGTGCGCCGTTCCCAGAAGATGATCGACGCCCTGCCGAGCCTGGATGACCGGCTCCGCGACCCCGAGTCCGAGGTCGCGAGCCAGCAGCCCGAGTATGCCCAGAATCCCACCCGTTCGGTGAAGGAGGATTACTGGGTGGGCGTGGGGATCTGCACCCACCTGGGCTGCTCCCCGACCTTCCGCCCCGAGTTCGGCCCGGATGACCTGGGTGCGGACTGGAAGGGCGGTTTCTTCTGCCCCTGCCACGGCTCGCGCTTCGACCTGGCAGGGCGCGTCTTCCAGGGGGTGCCGGCACCCACCAATCTCGTGGTCCCGCCGCACCGCTACACGGCCGAGAACAAGATCCTCGTCGGCGAGGATCCAGAACAGGGAGCCGCGTAA
- a CDS encoding Nif3-like dinuclear metal center hexameric protein — protein sequence MARLADLVDWCDRYLAVSDFTDYAPNGLQVAGPEQVQKVVSGVTASQALIDGAAERGADLLVVHHGFFWKGEDPRVVGMKYRRLSRLLEAGIGLLAYHLPLDAHAEVGNAVGLGRALGWQVEGPFAERNGGPLGRVGSLTEPCSGEELADSLGAILGRPPLHIRGHGRPIRRLAWATGAAEGFIEEAADRGMDAFVSGEISEPTVHIARECGIDYFAAGHHATETFGPDALARRLAEEFDLDHEFLDVDSPA from the coding sequence ATGGCGCGACTGGCGGATCTGGTGGACTGGTGCGATCGCTATCTGGCGGTGTCGGACTTTACCGATTATGCCCCCAACGGGCTCCAGGTGGCGGGGCCGGAACAGGTACAGAAGGTGGTCAGCGGGGTCACGGCCAGCCAGGCCCTCATCGACGGCGCCGCCGAGCGCGGGGCGGATCTGCTGGTGGTCCACCACGGCTTCTTCTGGAAGGGCGAGGACCCCCGGGTCGTCGGGATGAAGTACCGCCGTCTCTCCCGGCTGCTGGAGGCGGGGATCGGCCTGCTCGCCTACCACCTCCCCCTGGATGCCCACGCGGAGGTGGGGAATGCCGTGGGCCTGGGGCGCGCCCTGGGCTGGCAGGTGGAGGGTCCCTTTGCCGAGCGCAACGGCGGCCCCCTGGGCCGGGTGGGCAGCCTCACCGAGCCCTGCAGCGGCGAGGAACTCGCGGACTCCCTGGGGGCGATCCTGGGGCGTCCGCCGCTGCACATCCGCGGCCACGGCCGCCCCATCCGCCGCCTGGCCTGGGCGACGGGGGCGGCCGAGGGCTTCATCGAGGAGGCCGCCGATCGCGGCATGGATGCCTTCGTCAGCGGCGAGATCAGCGAGCCCACGGTCCATATTGCCCGGGAGTGCGGCATCGATTATTTCGCCGCCGGTCACCATGCCACCGAGACCTTCGGCCCCGACGCACTGGCGCGGCGTCTGGCAGAGGAATTTGATCTGGATCACGAGTTTCTGGACGTCGACAGCCCCGCGTGA
- a CDS encoding S1C family serine protease: MPMQRTATFLLQATAVGVVAALALLFLAPERAGQPIVEIHSAEAADRAPAASSYADAVERAAPSVVNIYTRKKVVRRDHPFMDDPFFRRFFGDRFGVPRERMESSLGSGVIVSEDGYILTNHHVIQGADAIEVALHDGRTAEAAIVGSDPGSDLAVLRVGLEELPTAEFGDSEGLRVGDVVLAMGNPFGVGRTVTQGIISATGRNQRGLSAFEDFIQTDAAINPGNSGGALVDAAGRLVGINTAIYSRTGGHMGIGFAIPADRARAIFTDLVETGRVERGWLGIEVQALSPRLRESFGLEGENGVVITGLLRDGPAHRAGLRPGDVVTGIDREPVDEMNAALRRIADLEPGTTVELTGLRNGRQRTWEVTIGERPARNQRRR, from the coding sequence ATGCCCATGCAACGTACCGCCACCTTCCTCCTCCAGGCCACCGCCGTGGGCGTGGTCGCCGCCCTCGCCCTGCTCTTCCTCGCCCCGGAGCGCGCCGGCCAGCCCATTGTGGAGATCCACAGCGCCGAGGCCGCCGATCGGGCCCCCGCCGCGAGCTCCTACGCCGATGCCGTGGAGCGCGCCGCCCCCTCGGTGGTGAACATCTACACCCGCAAGAAGGTGGTCCGCCGGGACCACCCCTTCATGGACGACCCCTTCTTCCGCCGCTTCTTCGGCGACCGCTTCGGGGTCCCCCGGGAACGCATGGAGAGCAGCCTGGGCTCCGGGGTCATCGTCAGCGAGGACGGCTACATCCTCACCAACCACCACGTCATCCAGGGGGCCGACGCCATCGAGGTCGCCCTGCACGACGGCCGGACCGCCGAGGCCGCCATCGTGGGCTCGGACCCCGGCAGCGACCTGGCGGTGCTCCGGGTCGGACTCGAAGAGCTCCCCACGGCGGAGTTCGGCGACTCCGAGGGGTTACGGGTGGGCGACGTGGTCCTGGCCATGGGGAATCCCTTCGGGGTCGGGCGCACGGTGACCCAGGGGATCATCAGCGCCACCGGCCGCAACCAGCGCGGGCTCTCCGCCTTCGAGGACTTCATACAGACCGATGCGGCCATCAACCCCGGTAACTCCGGCGGCGCCCTGGTGGATGCCGCCGGGCGGCTGGTGGGTATCAACACGGCCATCTACTCCCGCACCGGCGGCCACATGGGAATCGGCTTCGCCATCCCCGCCGACCGGGCCCGGGCGATCTTCACCGACCTGGTGGAGACCGGGCGGGTGGAACGCGGCTGGCTGGGCATCGAGGTCCAGGCGCTGTCGCCGCGGCTGCGGGAATCCTTCGGCCTGGAGGGGGAGAACGGCGTCGTCATCACCGGCCTGCTCCGGGACGGACCCGCCCACCGGGCCGGCCTGCGGCCGGGAGATGTCGTCACCGGCATCGACAGGGAGCCGGTGGACGAGATGAACGCGGCCCTGCGCCGGATCGCCGACCTGGAGCCCGGCACGACGGTGGAGCTGACCGGCCTGCGCAACGGCCGCCAGCGCACCTGGGAGGTGACCATCGGCGAGCGGCCGGCACGCAACCAGCGACGGCGCTAG
- a CDS encoding inositol monophosphatase family protein has translation MTVAGRPDLAAVAACVRRAAEAELLPRYERVGHEFKADGSLVTEADTACQEALTAELARLAPAIPLLGEEMTAAEQADYLTGNEAGLWILDPLDGTGNFAVGIPFFSISLALVVAGRVELAVVYHPTTGECFTAARGEGAWLDGERLGEGFQPDLAHASALVDFKRLPTGLAAALATEPPYRSQRSFGSVALDWCWVAAGRCHLYVHGGQKVWDLAAGSLILSEAGGHAATLAGEPVFEPVLESRSVVAALDGDLFRQWQAWLREAGEGEGATPD, from the coding sequence GTGACTGTCGCGGGGCGACCGGACCTGGCCGCGGTGGCCGCCTGTGTGCGCCGGGCAGCGGAGGCGGAGCTGCTGCCGCGCTACGAGCGGGTGGGGCACGAGTTCAAGGCCGATGGCAGCCTGGTCACCGAGGCGGATACCGCCTGCCAGGAGGCGCTGACGGCGGAGCTGGCCCGCCTGGCGCCGGCGATCCCGTTGCTGGGGGAGGAGATGACCGCCGCCGAGCAGGCCGACTACCTGACCGGGAACGAGGCCGGGCTCTGGATCCTGGACCCGCTGGACGGGACCGGGAACTTCGCCGTGGGGATCCCCTTCTTCTCCATCTCCCTGGCCCTGGTAGTGGCCGGCCGGGTGGAGCTGGCGGTGGTCTACCATCCCACCACCGGGGAGTGCTTTACCGCCGCCCGGGGAGAGGGCGCCTGGCTGGACGGGGAGCGGCTGGGGGAGGGCTTTCAGCCCGACCTGGCCCACGCCTCGGCGCTGGTGGACTTCAAGCGCCTGCCCACCGGGCTGGCGGCGGCCCTGGCCACCGAACCGCCCTACCGCTCCCAGCGCAGCTTCGGCTCCGTGGCCCTGGACTGGTGCTGGGTGGCGGCCGGGCGCTGCCACCTCTACGTCCACGGCGGGCAGAAGGTCTGGGACCTGGCCGCCGGCAGCCTGATCCTCTCCGAGGCGGGCGGCCACGCCGCAACGCTGGCGGGGGAGCCGGTCTTCGAGCCGGTCCTGGAGAGCCGCTCGGTGGTGGCCGCCCTGGACGGCGACCTCTTCCGGCAGTGGCAGGCCTGGCTCCGGGAGGCGGGGGAGGGGGAAGGCGCGACTCCCGACTAG
- a CDS encoding bifunctional GNAT family N-acetyltransferase/carbon-nitrogen hydrolase family protein: protein MSEYAHEDEHRLTLRNLQPEDYPDIKAAMDAVYPGIGGAWTHKEYLAQIHRFPEGQIAIEDNGRVVAAAFAVIVDYEDFGDQHTYEDVIAGARFTTHDPNGDVLYGVDIFVHPDYRGMRLGRRLYDARKELCRQLNLRAMIAGGRIPGYGRYADQMGPHEYIEQVRRREIYDPILTFQLANDFQVKRVLKGYLPEDEESRGYATLLQWNNFYYEPKEQPLFGGTKTTARVGLVQWQMRSMTSLEELIGQLEFFVDAMGAYESDFVIFPELFNLPLMALVEAPYPAEAIRELAGYTEPLVEAIQRLAVTYNTNIIAGSMPEYVDGRLHNVSYLCRRDGTADGQRKLHITPQESKDWALEGGDELRVFDTDVGRVGILVCYDVEFPELGRTLFEQGVQILFVPFWTDTRNAYLRVRHCAQARAIENECYVAIAGSVGNLPNVENVDIQYAQSAVFTPCDFSFPQDGILAESSPNTEMTLVVDLELDKLKQLRNEGTVRNFQDRRLDLYRVSWLNDRPEPRS, encoded by the coding sequence ATGAGCGAGTACGCCCACGAGGACGAGCACCGGCTCACCCTGCGCAACCTCCAGCCGGAGGACTACCCCGACATCAAGGCCGCCATGGACGCCGTCTACCCCGGCATCGGTGGCGCCTGGACCCACAAGGAATACCTGGCCCAGATCCACCGCTTCCCCGAGGGCCAGATCGCCATCGAGGACAACGGCCGGGTGGTGGCCGCCGCCTTCGCCGTCATCGTCGACTACGAGGACTTCGGCGACCAGCACACCTACGAGGATGTCATCGCCGGGGCCCGCTTCACCACCCACGATCCCAACGGCGACGTCCTCTACGGCGTGGACATCTTCGTCCATCCCGACTACCGCGGCATGCGCCTGGGCCGGCGGCTCTACGACGCCCGCAAGGAGCTCTGCCGCCAGCTCAACCTGCGCGCCATGATCGCCGGCGGCCGGATCCCCGGTTACGGCCGGTACGCCGACCAGATGGGGCCCCACGAGTACATCGAGCAGGTGCGCCGCCGGGAGATCTACGACCCCATCCTCACCTTCCAGCTGGCCAACGACTTCCAGGTCAAGCGGGTCCTCAAGGGCTACCTGCCGGAGGACGAGGAGTCCCGCGGCTACGCCACCCTGCTGCAGTGGAACAACTTCTACTACGAGCCCAAGGAGCAGCCGCTCTTCGGCGGGACCAAGACCACCGCCCGGGTGGGGCTGGTGCAGTGGCAGATGCGCTCCATGACCTCCCTGGAGGAGCTCATCGGCCAGCTGGAGTTCTTCGTGGACGCCATGGGCGCCTACGAGTCGGATTTCGTCATCTTCCCGGAGCTGTTCAATCTGCCGCTGATGGCGCTGGTGGAGGCGCCCTACCCGGCGGAGGCCATCCGCGAGCTGGCCGGCTATACCGAGCCGCTGGTGGAGGCCATCCAGCGGCTGGCGGTGACCTACAACACCAACATCATCGCCGGCTCCATGCCGGAGTACGTGGACGGCCGGCTGCACAACGTCTCCTACCTCTGCCGTCGCGATGGCACCGCCGATGGCCAGCGCAAGCTCCACATCACCCCGCAGGAGTCCAAGGACTGGGCCCTGGAGGGGGGCGACGAGCTGCGCGTCTTCGATACCGATGTGGGCCGGGTGGGGATCCTGGTCTGTTACGATGTGGAGTTCCCGGAGCTGGGCCGGACCCTGTTCGAGCAGGGGGTGCAGATCCTCTTCGTCCCCTTCTGGACCGACACCCGCAACGCCTACCTGCGGGTACGCCACTGCGCCCAGGCCCGGGCCATCGAGAACGAGTGCTACGTGGCCATCGCCGGCAGCGTGGGCAACCTCCCCAACGTGGAGAACGTCGACATCCAGTACGCCCAGTCGGCGGTCTTCACCCCCTGTGACTTCAGCTTCCCCCAGGACGGGATCCTGGCGGAGAGCTCCCCCAACACGGAGATGACCCTGGTGGTGGATCTGGAACTCGACAAGCTCAAGCAGCTGCGCAACGAGGGCACCGTGCGCAACTTCCAGGACCGGCGGCTGGACCTCTACCGGGTCTCCTGGCTCAACGACCGGCCGGAGCCGCGCTCGTGA
- a CDS encoding class I SAM-dependent methyltransferase, with protein sequence MHWKTKALIQNLIARLPDPPRQSVYHALQRRFGGAELFDPVPQFRAGIEMARRMVAAGGDPTGAAVVEVGTGRRIATPLALWLAGAQRTLTVDLNPYLREDLVRADLAHLAARSESIVAWFREAGLEAVPQRLARFEGLARAGLDEILEATGITYHSPGDARALPMADGEADVHISFNVLEHIPPEVLGPILAEGGRVTRGRGWLLHRVDYTDHFAHSDPSITMVNFLQYPEGRWRRYAGNPFMYMNRLRVDDMEALFREQGLAVLDVDAREDEAGRAAIEAGMALAVPFADKPAAVNATADSWILARAAENE encoded by the coding sequence ATGCACTGGAAGACCAAGGCCCTCATCCAGAACCTCATCGCCCGCCTGCCGGATCCCCCCCGGCAGTCGGTCTATCACGCCCTGCAGCGACGGTTCGGCGGCGCCGAACTCTTTGATCCGGTGCCGCAGTTCCGGGCCGGCATCGAGATGGCCCGCCGCATGGTGGCCGCCGGCGGCGATCCCACCGGGGCGGCGGTGGTGGAGGTGGGTACCGGTCGCCGGATCGCCACCCCGCTGGCGCTCTGGCTGGCCGGCGCCCAGCGCACCCTCACCGTGGACCTCAACCCCTATTTGCGCGAAGACCTGGTCCGCGCCGACCTGGCCCATCTGGCGGCCCGTTCCGAGTCCATCGTGGCCTGGTTCCGCGAGGCGGGGCTGGAGGCCGTCCCTCAGCGCCTGGCCCGATTCGAGGGGCTGGCACGGGCCGGACTGGACGAGATCCTCGAGGCCACCGGGATTACCTACCACAGCCCCGGGGATGCCCGGGCGCTTCCCATGGCCGACGGGGAGGCGGATGTCCACATCTCCTTCAACGTCCTGGAGCACATCCCGCCCGAGGTCCTGGGGCCGATCCTGGCCGAGGGCGGCCGGGTGACCCGGGGCCGCGGCTGGCTCCTCCATCGGGTGGACTACACCGACCACTTCGCCCACAGTGACCCGTCGATTACCATGGTGAACTTCCTGCAGTATCCCGAGGGGCGCTGGCGGCGCTACGCGGGGAACCCCTTCATGTACATGAACCGCCTGCGGGTGGACGACATGGAGGCGCTCTTCCGCGAGCAGGGTCTGGCGGTACTGGACGTGGATGCGCGGGAGGACGAGGCGGGTCGCGCGGCCATCGAGGCGGGGATGGCGCTGGCCGTGCCCTTCGCCGACAAGCCAGCGGCGGTGAACGCCACCGCCGATTCCTGGATCCTGGCCCGGGCCGCGGAGAACGAATGA